The following coding sequences are from one Azospirillaceae bacterium window:
- a CDS encoding cytochrome D1 domain-containing protein has product MRQVRKILCLAAAATVLHAGGALAQGLAFVLNSAEDTVSILDSRLREEIARVPAGREPHHLMMTPDGRELIIANARSNDLIFVDPANGAETRRLRGIADPYQIGFSPDGRWFISNSLRLDRVDIYDAKTFERKARIRGLSMPSHMSFSPDSKLVFVTLQGSGEVAAIETETGNVVWRTKVGPEVAGILTTEDGNFLYAGIMGSDYVAVVDWRAGGKLVNRIKTGKGAHNVFPWGDGQHVLVTNRLANSISMIDTATHRVVRTFAVPGGPDCVAFAPDRKELWVTSRWAHKVQVVDTETFEVVREIPVGRSPHGIYLHTNAPEPTT; this is encoded by the coding sequence ATGCGCCAAGTTCGAAAGATCCTCTGTCTCGCGGCGGCGGCCACCGTGTTGCACGCCGGGGGCGCCCTTGCCCAGGGCCTCGCGTTCGTCCTCAACTCGGCCGAGGACACGGTCAGCATCCTCGATTCCCGGCTGCGGGAAGAGATCGCGCGCGTCCCGGCCGGCCGTGAGCCGCACCATCTGATGATGACGCCGGACGGGCGCGAACTGATCATCGCCAACGCGCGCAGCAACGACCTGATCTTCGTCGATCCCGCCAACGGCGCGGAAACCCGCCGCCTGCGCGGGATCGCCGATCCCTACCAGATCGGTTTCAGCCCGGACGGCCGCTGGTTCATTTCGAACTCGCTCCGCCTGGACCGGGTGGACATCTACGACGCGAAGACGTTCGAGCGGAAGGCCCGCATCCGTGGCCTGTCGATGCCGAGCCACATGTCCTTCAGCCCCGATTCGAAGCTTGTCTTCGTCACCCTGCAGGGCTCGGGCGAGGTGGCCGCCATCGAGACCGAGACCGGGAACGTGGTCTGGCGGACCAAGGTCGGGCCGGAGGTCGCCGGCATCCTGACCACCGAGGACGGGAACTTCCTGTACGCCGGCATCATGGGGTCCGACTACGTGGCCGTGGTGGACTGGCGTGCGGGTGGCAAGCTGGTGAACCGCATCAAGACCGGGAAGGGCGCGCACAACGTTTTCCCGTGGGGTGACGGGCAGCATGTGCTGGTCACCAACCGGCTGGCCAACAGCATTTCGATGATCGACACCGCGACGCACCGGGTCGTGCGCACGTTCGCGGTCCCGGGCGGGCCGGATTGCGTCGCCTTCGCCCCCGACCGCAAGGAACTGTGGGTGACCTCGCGCTGGGCACACAAGGTGCAGGTGGTCGATACCGAGACCTTCGAAGTGGTGCGCGAGATCCCGGTCGGCCGCTCGCCGCACGGAATCTACCTGCACACCAATGCCCCCGAACCAACGACCTAA
- a CDS encoding sterol desaturase family protein has protein sequence MTDLLFGAVAVAQQWLFETVVGPLLFAMGLAGWHEDAFDALEGVVVGLYGLVILFLVLRPLEAWRPVERWADRREARVDIVYSVLNRVGIVPLILFLLMDPLERQFASILDDFNMVPWTLEYSVPMLADRPLLTMFIYVLILDFAEYWRHRLQHRLNWWWALHALHHSQRQMTLWSDTRNHVIDDLLRQVWLLVVALAVGAPPSSYLAVVMLIMAVESLAHANVRLSFGKVGDRLLVSPLYHRIHHAIEQAGAKHGCNFAVLFPVWDIVFRTARFDPRFLPTGIADDDGPAYEGGFLRHQATGFVRVWKALTARA, from the coding sequence ATGACGGACCTGTTATTCGGCGCGGTCGCCGTCGCCCAGCAATGGTTGTTCGAGACGGTGGTCGGGCCGCTGCTGTTCGCGATGGGCCTCGCCGGTTGGCATGAGGATGCGTTCGACGCCCTGGAAGGGGTGGTGGTCGGACTCTACGGCCTTGTGATCCTGTTCCTGGTCCTGCGGCCGCTGGAGGCGTGGCGCCCGGTGGAGCGGTGGGCCGACCGGCGCGAGGCGCGGGTGGACATCGTCTATTCGGTCCTGAACCGTGTCGGGATCGTGCCGCTGATCCTGTTCCTGCTGATGGACCCGCTGGAGCGGCAGTTCGCCAGCATCCTCGACGATTTCAACATGGTGCCGTGGACGCTGGAGTACTCGGTCCCGATGCTCGCGGACCGACCGCTCCTGACCATGTTCATCTATGTGCTGATCCTGGACTTCGCCGAATATTGGCGGCACCGGTTGCAGCACCGGCTGAACTGGTGGTGGGCGCTGCACGCGCTGCACCACAGCCAGCGGCAGATGACGCTATGGTCGGACACCCGCAACCATGTCATCGACGATCTGCTGCGGCAGGTCTGGCTGCTCGTCGTGGCGCTTGCGGTCGGTGCGCCGCCGTCCAGCTATCTGGCCGTGGTGATGTTGATCATGGCGGTGGAAAGCCTGGCCCACGCCAATGTGCGCCTGTCCTTCGGCAAGGTGGGCGACCGGCTTCTGGTCAGCCCGCTGTACCATCGCATCCACCACGCCATCGAACAGGCCGGCGCCAAGCACGGCTGCAACTTCGCCGTCCTGTTCCCGGTGTGGGACATTGTGTTTCGGACCGCCCGGTTCGATCCGCGTTTCCTGCCCACCGGCATTGCGGACGACGACGGGCCGGCGTACGAGGGCGGCTTCCTGCGCCATCAGGCGACCGGCTTTGTGCGGGTGTGGAAGGCGCTGACCGCGCGGGCATGA
- a CDS encoding NUDIX hydrolase — protein sequence MSAGPPPDHPPDLPAAGVRPWRRLSSRYSYEDRWLRLRSDRCELPDGRVVDPYHVLEFPDWTAVVALTPADEIVLVREYRHGTGEIVLNLPAGMVESTDESAERAARRELAEETGFGGGHWRHLLTFAANPARQDNRVHAFAARGVERIGHPRFDEAEACETVLMPFAQFRTAAASGEVAIQGLHLAALFAFIAGGGAPG from the coding sequence GTGAGTGCCGGGCCTCCCCCCGACCATCCACCGGATTTACCTGCGGCCGGCGTCCGTCCTTGGCGCCGGCTGTCCAGCCGCTATTCCTACGAGGACCGCTGGCTGCGGTTGCGCAGCGACCGGTGCGAGTTGCCGGACGGCAGGGTCGTCGACCCCTATCACGTTCTGGAATTCCCCGACTGGACCGCCGTGGTCGCCCTGACCCCGGCGGATGAGATCGTGCTCGTCCGCGAGTACCGGCACGGCACCGGCGAAATCGTCCTGAACCTGCCGGCCGGCATGGTCGAGTCCACCGACGAGAGCGCGGAACGCGCCGCCCGCCGCGAACTGGCGGAGGAGACCGGATTCGGCGGCGGCCATTGGCGGCACCTGCTGACCTTCGCGGCCAATCCGGCACGCCAGGACAATCGCGTTCACGCCTTTGCCGCCCGCGGTGTGGAGCGGATCGGCCACCCCCGATTCGACGAGGCCGAAGCCTGCGAGACGGTCTTGATGCCGTTCGCCCAATTCCGCACGGCCGCCGCGTCCGGCGAGGTGGCCATCCAGGGCCTGCATCTCGCCGCCCTGTTCGCCTTCATCGCCGGGGGCGGTGCGCCGGGTTGA
- a CDS encoding histidine phosphatase family protein, producing the protein MPTQLPRRRVLAGLGALAGLAGVSARPAPSQAQDGVWNWAEPRAIVERLRRGGLVVFLRHADTSGMPADKTFDVDDRDGQQNLSEAGRRQAAAIGNAFKRLSIPVGEVRASPVLRARDTAEIAFGIDRVKVEPDLIAREYENERPAEDLVRSLRRMLSTRPPKDNLILVGHLAQLGQAIRLPLTDAQFPEGSAAVFRPMGGDGFLHVGTLVAGWEKF; encoded by the coding sequence ATGCCGACCCAACTTCCGCGCCGGCGCGTGCTGGCGGGGCTCGGGGCCCTGGCCGGACTGGCCGGCGTGTCCGCCCGCCCAGCCCCGTCGCAGGCCCAGGACGGCGTGTGGAATTGGGCGGAGCCGCGCGCCATCGTGGAACGGCTGCGCCGCGGCGGGCTCGTCGTGTTCCTGCGCCACGCCGACACCAGCGGCATGCCCGCCGACAAGACATTCGACGTGGACGACCGGGACGGGCAGCAGAACCTGTCCGAGGCCGGACGGCGGCAGGCCGCCGCTATCGGCAACGCCTTCAAGCGCCTGTCGATTCCCGTCGGCGAGGTGCGTGCCAGCCCGGTGCTGCGGGCCCGCGACACGGCCGAGATTGCGTTCGGAATCGACAGGGTGAAGGTCGAACCCGACCTGATCGCCCGGGAATACGAAAATGAACGCCCGGCGGAAGACCTGGTCCGGTCCCTGCGCCGGATGCTGTCCACCCGACCACCCAAGGACAACCTGATCCTGGTCGGGCATCTGGCGCAGTTGGGCCAAGCCATCCGCCTGCCCCTGACCGATGCGCAATTCCCCGAAGGCTCGGCCGCCGTCTTCCGTCCCATGGGCGGAGACGGCTTCTTACACGTCGGGACGTTGGTCGCGGGCTGGGAGAAATTCTAA
- a CDS encoding DUF2934 domain-containing protein, translated as MAAETRQRTGRTAAPARTAASAKAAPAKAAARKAAPSEVAVSEAAAPKARNVVPRRVRPANAAVPASADGGMPASTAPIRDDDIRMEAYLLWLNAGRPDGMDQAHWFEAERRLRARHASADPVMSAAAE; from the coding sequence ATGGCTGCTGAGACCCGCCAGCGTACCGGCCGCACCGCGGCACCCGCCAGGACGGCCGCGTCCGCCAAGGCGGCACCGGCCAAAGCGGCTGCCCGCAAGGCGGCCCCTTCCGAAGTCGCGGTGTCCGAAGCCGCCGCACCCAAAGCCCGCAACGTGGTGCCGCGTCGGGTTCGGCCTGCGAATGCCGCCGTCCCGGCATCGGCCGACGGGGGCATGCCGGCCTCCACGGCTCCGATTCGCGACGACGACATCCGGATGGAAGCCTACCTGCTCTGGCTGAATGCCGGCCGCCCGGACGGCATGGACCAGGCCCACTGGTTCGAGGCGGAACGCCGCCTGCGTGCCCGCCATGCGTCCGCGGATCCGGTCATGTCCGCCGCGGCGGAGTGA
- a CDS encoding polysaccharide deacetylase family protein, producing MPPNQRPNNLRRPEPASGRTGARPAVGRILARILAAALAVAVPSQGWASRHCPAGQVYLTLDTGGMQAADHIADVMRRHGVRATFFLANEATVRGDRSLEPGWTSYWRERAAEGHAFGSHTWRHWYLRADLDDGRIRYVSAEGRAEPLDRTAFCEELGAVDRAFREMTGRGLDPIWRAPGGRTTPRALDWARGCGFPRHVGWSKAGFLGDELPSDKYPNKMLLDRALRTIRDGDVLMMHLGIWSRREPFAEVFEPLVVGLKERGFCFATLTDGTEGGGKRP from the coding sequence ATGCCCCCGAACCAACGACCTAATAACCTCCGGCGACCCGAACCAGCGTCCGGCCGCACCGGCGCGCGGCCGGCTGTCGGCCGCATCCTGGCCCGGATCCTGGCGGCGGCGCTTGCGGTCGCGGTGCCGTCGCAGGGCTGGGCATCCCGGCATTGCCCGGCGGGCCAAGTCTATCTGACGTTGGACACCGGCGGCATGCAGGCGGCCGATCACATCGCCGATGTGATGCGGCGGCACGGCGTCCGCGCGACGTTCTTCCTGGCGAACGAGGCGACGGTGCGCGGCGACCGGTCGCTTGAGCCCGGCTGGACGTCCTATTGGCGGGAGCGGGCGGCGGAGGGGCACGCCTTCGGCAGCCACACCTGGCGCCATTGGTACCTGCGCGCCGACCTGGACGACGGCCGGATCCGCTATGTCAGCGCCGAAGGGCGGGCGGAGCCGCTGGACCGCACGGCATTCTGCGAGGAGCTGGGCGCGGTGGACCGTGCCTTCCGCGAGATGACGGGGCGCGGGCTCGACCCGATCTGGCGGGCGCCCGGCGGACGGACCACGCCGCGCGCACTGGACTGGGCGCGGGGCTGCGGCTTTCCCCGCCATGTCGGATGGTCGAAGGCGGGTTTCCTGGGGGACGAGCTGCCTTCGGACAAGTATCCCAACAAGATGTTGCTCGACCGCGCCCTGCGGACCATCCGTGACGGCGACGTGCTGATGATGCACCTTGGCATCTGGTCCCGGCGCGAGCCGTTCGCGGAGGTGTTCGAGCCGCTGGTGGTCGGGTTGAAGGAGCGGGGCTTCTGCTTCGCCACCCTGACCGATGGGACCGAGGGTGGAGGGAAACGACCATGA